A stretch of Chiloscyllium punctatum isolate Juve2018m chromosome 34, sChiPun1.3, whole genome shotgun sequence DNA encodes these proteins:
- the LOC140458824 gene encoding hepatic and glial cell adhesion molecule-like: protein MDIKGPKAIAFVNIVLLLTAAGCALNVNLREDVIYGISGQPILLEASYHVGPSNRLHSIIWKVDNVGATRILQYIVSKNTTIPSSPYRTRIQFDSETGSLRLFNFTPLDQGTYQITVTADDGAEDKASTLVTLYERIAGVTVTMTPNVTNAMRNITLSCSAEGGTQPEFSWTKDRKNITETERVSIGNSGQTLELYMLGAEDCGIYTCLVTNQLNSQTQSLSLLASPSFPQCSTDWALPRRHHYLLIIITVASGIVLMSLLIYSTQVGKIALQRTRSK from the exons ATGGATATCAAGGGACCAAAGGCAATCGCATTCGTTAACATAGTGCTTCTCCTGACAG CGGCTGGCTGTGCTTTGAATGTCAATCTGAGAGAGGATGTGATTTATGGGATCAGTGGGCAGCCCATTCTCCTTGAGGCGAGCTATCACGTGGGGCCCTCGAACAGACTGCACAGCATCATCTGGAAAGTGGACAACGTGGGCGCTACCCGTATCCTCCAGTACATCGTTAGCAAGAACACAACCATCCCATCCAGCCCTTACCGCACCCGCATCCAATTTGACAGCGAGACCGGCTCCCTCCGCCTCTTCAACTTCACCCCGCTTGACCAGGGCACCTACCAGATCACAGTGACCGCTGACGATGGCGCTGAGGACAAAGCCTCCACTCTGGTGACCCTGTACG AGCGCATTGCAGGGGTCACGGTCACCATGACCCCCAACGTTACCAACGCCATGCGGAACATAACTCTCAGTTGCTCTGCGGAAGGTGGCACACAACCGGAATTCTCCTGGACTAAGGACAGGAAGAACATCACGGAGACGGAGAGAGTGTCCATTGGGAATTCTGGACAGACTCTTGAGCTGTACATGCTCGGTGCAGAGGACTGTGGGATCTACACCTGCCTGGTCACCAATCAACTGAACAGCCAGACGCAAAGTCTGAGCCTATTAG CATCTCCAAGCTTCCCGCAGTGCAGTACAGACTGGGCTCTGCCGAGGAGACATCATTACCTGCTCATCATCATAACCGTGGCCTCTGGCATCGTCCTGATGAGCTTGTTGATATATTCCACACAGG TTGGTAAAATCGCTCTCCAGAGAACCAGGTCAAAGTAA